A DNA window from Gillisia sp. Hel1_33_143 contains the following coding sequences:
- a CDS encoding citrate synthase, which produces MSKVATLEIDGKKYEFPITIGTENEVAIDIKSLRGDAGVITLDPGFKNTGSCESAITFLDGEKGILRYRGYSIEELAEKADFLEVVFLLIFGELPSKQELDKFKADIKDQSEVNHDMKTVINGFPPSAHPMGMLSSLTSALIAFNPKSVNVDSEEDMYKAIVKLLAKFPTLAAWTLRKRNDMSMDNRDNNLGYVESLLKMMFAKSGEDYKLDQTVVDALDKLLILHADHEQNCSTSTVRIVGSSHAGLFASISAGVSALWGPLHGGANQAVIEMLEEIKADGGDTSKFLDKAKDKDDPFRLMGFGHRVYKNFDPRAKIIKKAADEVLEALGVDDPILDIAKSLEKAALEDPYFVERKLYPNVDFYSGIIYRAMGIPTEMFTVMFAVGRLPGWIAQWREMRLGKEPIGRPRQVYIGESLRDFQDIEKR; this is translated from the coding sequence ATGTCAAAAGTTGCTACGCTAGAGATCGATGGGAAGAAATATGAGTTCCCTATAACCATTGGAACTGAAAATGAAGTTGCCATTGATATTAAGAGTTTAAGAGGGGATGCGGGAGTGATTACTCTTGATCCTGGTTTTAAAAATACTGGAAGTTGTGAAAGTGCCATTACTTTTCTTGATGGTGAAAAAGGAATTTTAAGATATCGAGGATATTCTATAGAAGAACTTGCTGAAAAAGCAGATTTTCTAGAGGTTGTTTTCTTGTTGATCTTTGGAGAACTTCCAAGCAAGCAAGAGTTAGATAAATTTAAAGCTGATATCAAAGATCAGAGCGAGGTAAATCATGATATGAAAACTGTAATAAACGGTTTTCCACCTTCTGCTCACCCAATGGGGATGTTGTCTTCTTTAACTAGTGCTCTTATCGCCTTCAACCCAAAATCTGTAAATGTAGATTCTGAAGAAGATATGTATAAGGCAATCGTTAAGTTGTTGGCTAAATTCCCAACACTTGCAGCATGGACATTGCGTAAGAGAAATGATATGTCTATGGATAATAGAGATAACAATCTTGGGTATGTAGAAAGTTTGCTTAAAATGATGTTCGCTAAATCTGGTGAAGATTATAAATTAGATCAAACGGTAGTAGATGCTTTAGATAAATTATTAATTCTTCATGCAGATCATGAGCAAAACTGTTCAACATCTACTGTAAGAATAGTTGGTTCTTCTCATGCAGGATTATTTGCTTCAATATCAGCAGGAGTTTCTGCACTTTGGGGACCACTTCATGGTGGAGCTAACCAAGCTGTAATAGAAATGTTGGAAGAGATCAAAGCTGATGGTGGAGATACTTCAAAATTCTTAGATAAGGCTAAAGATAAAGATGATCCATTTAGATTAATGGGCTTTGGGCATAGAGTTTACAAAAACTTTGATCCACGCGCCAAGATCATTAAAAAAGCTGCCGATGAGGTTTTAGAAGCTTTAGGAGTAGACGATCCAATTTTGGATATCGCTAAGAGTTTGGAGAAAGCGGCTTTAGAAGATCCATATTTTGTAGAAAGAAAATTATATCCAAACGTAGATTTCTATTCAGGAATTATTTACCGTGCTATGGGGATTCCAACAGAGATGTTTACAGTAATGTTTGCAGTAGGACGTCTTCCAGGATGGATCGCACAATGGAGAGAAATGCGTTTAGGGAAAGAACCAATTGGTAGACCAAGACAAGTTTATATTGGAGAAAGCTTACGTGATTTTCAAGATATAGAAAAGAGATAA
- a CDS encoding dimethylarginine dimethylaminohydrolase family protein — MLKLNITSETAPLKAVVLGTAVSNGPTPELIDAYDPKSAEFIAAGTYPLEKDMVAEMEAVAAVFEKYKIQVFRPKIIEDYNQIFTRDIAFVIDDKFIKANILPDRDEEIEAINHVISQIDPSKVLTMPEDAHMEGGDVMPFKNYILVGTYKGEDYKDFITARTNMKGVQWLQEVFPNRKVKSFSLKKSNTIAKDNALHLDCCFQPVGKDKAIIYKGGFLIEEEYEWLVRLFGKENVFEITRDEMYYMNSNVFSISEEVVISEKNFTRLNTWLREQNITVEEVPYAEISKQEGLLRCSTLPLIRE; from the coding sequence ATGTTGAAATTGAACATCACCAGTGAAACTGCTCCTTTAAAGGCCGTAGTTTTAGGAACTGCTGTAAGTAATGGACCAACTCCAGAGCTTATAGATGCTTATGATCCCAAATCGGCTGAATTTATTGCTGCCGGCACCTATCCATTAGAAAAAGATATGGTTGCAGAGATGGAGGCTGTAGCTGCAGTTTTTGAAAAATACAAGATTCAGGTATTCAGACCTAAGATCATAGAAGATTACAATCAGATATTTACCAGAGATATTGCATTTGTTATAGATGATAAATTTATTAAGGCCAACATCTTACCAGATAGAGATGAGGAGATAGAGGCTATAAATCATGTTATCTCTCAAATAGATCCTTCTAAGGTTCTTACCATGCCAGAAGATGCTCATATGGAAGGTGGAGATGTAATGCCTTTTAAGAACTATATTTTGGTAGGAACTTATAAAGGAGAAGATTATAAAGATTTTATAACTGCCAGAACAAATATGAAAGGTGTGCAGTGGCTTCAGGAAGTTTTCCCTAATAGAAAAGTGAAATCCTTCAGCCTTAAAAAATCGAATACGATAGCAAAAGATAATGCCTTGCATTTAGATTGCTGTTTTCAACCGGTAGGAAAAGATAAAGCGATCATTTACAAAGGAGGATTCTTAATTGAAGAAGAATATGAATGGTTGGTTCGATTATTCGGAAAGGAAAACGTATTTGAGATCACTAGAGATGAAATGTACTATATGAATTCTAATGTGTTTTCAATTTCTGAAGAGGTAGTTATCTCAGAAAAGAATTTCACCAGACTAAATACATGGTTAAGAGAACAGAATATTACGGTAGAGGAGGTTCCTTATGCAGAAATTTCTAAACAGGAAGGTTTGCTAAGATGTTCAACATTACCATTAATTAGAGAATAG
- the ctlX gene encoding citrulline utilization hydrolase CtlX, with the protein MEQITNTVLMVRPVNFRMNEETAVNNYFQEDLKLKNEEINKQAQSEFDAFVEKLMKVGVNVVVVDDVKEQDTPDSIFPNNWVSFHQSGRVGIYPMFAENRRRERRMEFFEQLESRGFKIEDVIDYTEAEDEGIFLEGTGSLILDRVNRKAYCALSPRADEELFIEFCEDFEFTPVIFTANQDVDGKRMAIYHTNVMMCIAEDFAVICADSIDDAKEKKNVLKHLKEDGKEIIRISEAQIHEFAGNMLQVKGANDKKYLVMSATAHKALNKGQVNAIEKHCEILSADLNTIETCGGGSARCMLAEVFLPKK; encoded by the coding sequence ATGGAACAAATAACAAATACCGTTTTAATGGTACGTCCTGTTAATTTCAGGATGAATGAAGAAACTGCAGTAAATAATTATTTTCAGGAAGATCTTAAGTTAAAAAATGAAGAGATAAACAAACAGGCACAATCTGAATTTGATGCCTTTGTAGAAAAATTAATGAAGGTTGGGGTGAATGTTGTTGTGGTAGACGATGTTAAAGAACAAGATACTCCGGACTCTATATTTCCAAATAACTGGGTTTCTTTTCATCAAAGCGGAAGAGTTGGAATCTATCCTATGTTTGCAGAGAATAGAAGAAGAGAACGCCGAATGGAATTCTTTGAGCAATTAGAATCTCGTGGTTTTAAAATTGAAGATGTTATAGACTATACTGAGGCTGAAGATGAAGGCATCTTTTTAGAAGGTACAGGAAGTTTGATCTTAGACCGTGTAAATAGAAAAGCATATTGCGCACTTTCTCCAAGAGCAGATGAAGAATTATTCATAGAATTTTGTGAAGATTTTGAGTTTACTCCTGTTATTTTTACGGCAAATCAAGATGTAGATGGAAAGAGAATGGCTATCTATCATACCAATGTGATGATGTGTATTGCTGAAGATTTTGCAGTGATATGTGCAGATAGTATTGATGATGCTAAAGAAAAAAAGAATGTTCTGAAACATCTTAAAGAAGATGGGAAAGAGATCATTAGAATTTCAGAAGCACAAATTCATGAATTTGCGGGTAATATGTTACAAGTTAAAGGCGCAAATGATAAAAAGTATTTAGTAATGAGCGCTACCGCTCATAAAGCTTTAAATAAAGGTCAAGTTAATGCTATAGAGAAACATTGCGAAATTTTGAGTGCAGATCTTAATACCATAGAAACTTGTGGTGGTGGTAGTGCACGTTGCATGTTAGCTGAAGTTTTCTTACCTAAAAAATAA
- a CDS encoding BCCT family transporter, translated as MNDSFISKNSILLFSTGILLFTALFIFFATNTFYNLIEVGSIWVREWFGGFYLWLGLICVLFLLAIAISKIGALRLGNSPPEFNRWSWIAMLYSAGMGAGILLRSVQEPVYMLQNNPIQNGSSPQVIALEYTFYQWGFTAWAFYAIFALLVGYAIFIKKDNIRLGTSLPYFNRIKYLPNSIDILTILTTVIGLVAAIGLGTTQIEGGISHLLSKPSGDLITTLVLVFAICAVAFLSAWQGMQKGIKRISNWNIYLTLILLFFVFVQSDMLLIFSNFLSATYHYIIDFIPLSIAYGSYDPGKEFLTNWTYYYWAFWLAWAPFTGIFIARISKGRTIREMILGVLIIPSLGTFFWFSVFGSSAFNLIEQWGTYNNEFGNVFTSLFIFLQNYPLSVIVNLLVVLLLISFLVTSVDSAIYVLSMFSSKKDKEPKKKFRLIWALIIFIFSEAIVVLGSIKPDSDVLTAMQKFLIIGSLPFAFFTAVVIILLTRTLFKKAEVVKKTSS; from the coding sequence ATGAACGATTCATTTATAAGCAAAAATTCAATACTCCTTTTTTCTACAGGAATATTACTGTTCACAGCACTTTTTATTTTCTTCGCTACTAACACATTTTACAACCTTATTGAGGTGGGCTCTATTTGGGTAAGAGAATGGTTTGGAGGATTTTATTTATGGCTAGGATTAATTTGTGTATTATTTCTGTTAGCAATTGCAATCTCTAAAATTGGAGCCCTAAGATTAGGGAATTCTCCTCCAGAATTTAATAGATGGTCTTGGATAGCAATGCTATATAGCGCAGGAATGGGAGCAGGTATTCTTTTACGAAGTGTGCAGGAACCTGTTTATATGTTACAGAATAACCCTATACAAAATGGAAGTTCTCCCCAAGTAATTGCTTTGGAATATACCTTTTACCAATGGGGATTTACTGCATGGGCATTCTATGCAATTTTCGCTCTGTTGGTTGGCTATGCTATTTTCATCAAAAAAGATAACATAAGACTTGGCACTAGTTTGCCATATTTTAATCGAATTAAATATCTACCAAATAGTATAGACATTCTTACAATACTTACTACCGTAATAGGACTGGTAGCTGCTATTGGCCTGGGGACTACTCAAATAGAAGGAGGCATAAGTCATTTACTTTCTAAACCATCAGGAGATCTAATAACTACTCTGGTATTAGTGTTCGCAATTTGCGCAGTCGCATTCTTATCTGCTTGGCAAGGAATGCAAAAAGGAATTAAGAGAATATCCAATTGGAATATTTATCTCACCTTGATTTTACTATTCTTTGTATTTGTACAAAGCGATATGTTGTTGATCTTCTCCAATTTCCTCTCCGCTACCTATCACTATATTATAGATTTTATTCCGCTGAGTATTGCTTATGGAAGTTACGATCCCGGGAAAGAGTTTCTAACCAATTGGACCTATTATTATTGGGCGTTTTGGTTGGCTTGGGCTCCTTTTACTGGAATCTTTATTGCTCGAATTTCAAAGGGAAGAACCATAAGAGAAATGATATTAGGCGTATTGATTATTCCATCTTTAGGAACTTTCTTTTGGTTCAGTGTTTTTGGATCTTCAGCATTTAATTTGATAGAACAATGGGGCACGTATAACAATGAATTTGGAAATGTATTTACCTCCCTATTCATATTCTTACAGAATTATCCTTTATCTGTAATAGTGAATTTGCTGGTGGTATTGTTGCTGATTAGCTTTTTGGTTACATCGGTAGATTCTGCCATCTATGTATTAAGCATGTTTTCTTCCAAAAAAGACAAAGAGCCGAAAAAGAAATTCCGACTCATTTGGGCTTTAATTATTTTTATATTTTCTGAAGCTATTGTAGTTCTTGGCTCTATAAAACCAGACAGCGACGTACTTACAGCAATGCAAAAATTTCTAATAATAGGATCACTCCCTTTTGCATTCTTTACCGCAGTAGTAATTATACTACTTACCAGAACTCTTTTTAAGAAAGCGGAAGTAGTAAAAAAAACTTCCTCTTAA
- a CDS encoding SDR family oxidoreductase: protein MRILLTGANGYIGLRLLPQLLELGHEVICAVRDKNRLAVNKELRKKIEVVEIDFLEKPVIPESIKNIDIAYYLIHSMTGSTKDFDSQESQAAKNFNTIMEGTSVKQVIYLSGIVNEEKLSKHLKSRKQVEDILYKGNYNTTVLRAAIIVGSGSSSFEIIRDLCEKLPVMVTPTWVKTKCQPIAIRDVLQFLTGVIGNDQCYNKSFDIGGPDILSYKKMMQQYAEVRELNLWIIDVPFLSPKISSYWLYFVTSTSYKLALNLVDSMRIEVISNDKRLQEILDLHPISYKEAIKLAFFKIEQNQVVSSWKDSMSSGRFRKDLNQYIQVPTFGCVKDEQSIKVENPEEVLERIWAIGGQRGWYYGNWLWKIRGYMDKLFGGVGLRRGRTHPTQIAAGDSLDFWRVLLADKEEKRLLLFAEMKVPGEAWLEFEIDENNILHQTATFRPKGIWGRLYWYTMLPFHYFIFDGMINRIAKGDN, encoded by the coding sequence ATGAGGATATTACTTACGGGTGCCAATGGATACATAGGACTCAGACTTTTACCGCAATTACTAGAGCTGGGTCATGAAGTTATCTGCGCCGTAAGAGACAAGAATCGTCTCGCCGTAAACAAAGAATTAAGAAAGAAGATCGAGGTTGTGGAGATCGATTTTCTGGAAAAACCAGTAATTCCAGAATCTATAAAAAATATAGATATTGCTTATTATCTCATCCACTCCATGACAGGATCTACAAAAGATTTTGATAGTCAGGAATCTCAGGCAGCAAAGAATTTCAATACTATAATGGAAGGCACTAGTGTAAAACAGGTGATCTACCTCAGCGGTATTGTAAATGAAGAAAAGCTTTCCAAACATTTAAAATCAAGAAAACAGGTAGAAGACATTCTTTATAAAGGCAATTATAACACTACCGTTCTTAGGGCTGCAATAATTGTAGGATCTGGAAGCTCTTCCTTTGAGATCATTAGAGATCTTTGCGAAAAATTACCGGTTATGGTTACTCCTACTTGGGTAAAGACCAAATGCCAACCTATAGCAATTAGAGATGTTCTTCAGTTTTTAACAGGAGTTATAGGCAATGATCAATGCTATAATAAATCTTTTGATATTGGAGGCCCAGACATTCTATCTTATAAAAAGATGATGCAACAATATGCTGAAGTAAGAGAGCTTAATTTATGGATTATAGATGTTCCTTTTCTATCGCCAAAGATCTCATCGTATTGGTTATATTTTGTTACCTCTACCTCATACAAACTTGCACTTAATTTAGTAGACAGCATGAGAATAGAAGTGATCTCTAATGACAAGAGATTACAGGAGATCTTAGATCTGCATCCTATTTCATATAAAGAAGCTATAAAACTTGCCTTCTTCAAAATTGAACAGAATCAAGTTGTATCTAGCTGGAAAGATTCTATGAGCAGTGGGAGATTTAGAAAAGATCTCAATCAATATATTCAGGTACCAACTTTTGGTTGTGTAAAAGATGAACAATCTATAAAAGTGGAAAATCCAGAAGAAGTTCTAGAAAGAATTTGGGCAATTGGTGGTCAGCGAGGGTGGTATTATGGAAATTGGCTATGGAAAATTAGAGGCTATATGGATAAACTTTTTGGCGGAGTTGGACTTAGAAGAGGAAGAACGCATCCCACCCAAATAGCTGCTGGAGATTCCTTAGATTTCTGGCGAGTGCTCCTTGCAGATAAAGAGGAAAAGAGATTGCTTCTATTCGCAGAAATGAAAGTTCCCGGAGAAGCCTGGTTAGAATTTGAAATAGATGAAAACAACATTCTTCATCAAACTGCTACTTTCAGACCAAAAGGAATTTGGGGTAGATTGTATTGGTACACTATGCTTCCTTTTCATTATTTTATCTTTGATGGTATGATCAATAGAATTGCTAAAGGCGATAATTAA
- a CDS encoding LPXTG cell wall anchor domain-containing protein, protein MNNTLKIVLLILGFGLVGYGLYTLITPEVSLQAGPLKVEAQGDNTQSYAMIGLGILSLIGGLAFRKR, encoded by the coding sequence ATGAATAACACCCTAAAAATCGTTTTACTTATTTTAGGTTTTGGCTTGGTAGGATATGGACTCTACACATTAATTACTCCTGAAGTTTCTCTGCAGGCAGGACCTCTAAAAGTAGAGGCTCAGGGAGATAATACGCAATCTTATGCAATGATTGGTTTAGGAATTCTATCCTTAATTGGTGGATTGGCTTTTAGAAAACGGTAA
- a CDS encoding MarC family NAAT transporter — translation MELFIYVFAALFSVINPLGTVPIFVGLTQDDSSKERSKTSFLTAINIFVILVISFFTGRYLLQFFGISIESLRIAGGLIIVTSGFALLTGSFSKHKGMDKRVKDDAYQREGVSLTPLAIPMLAGPGSISMLIGMYEEYQVFSERIITVLAILAVCLATFLVLKSSHYIVKMLGASGINAISRIIGFIVIAIGVEYISSSVITVINKVF, via the coding sequence ATGGAATTATTTATATATGTATTTGCAGCATTATTCTCTGTTATTAACCCTTTAGGAACAGTACCTATTTTTGTTGGATTAACTCAAGACGATTCTTCTAAGGAACGATCTAAAACTTCATTTCTTACCGCGATAAATATTTTTGTGATCTTAGTGATTTCATTTTTCACTGGAAGATATTTACTTCAATTTTTTGGAATTAGCATAGAATCTTTAAGAATTGCCGGCGGACTTATTATTGTAACCTCAGGATTTGCCTTATTAACGGGATCTTTTTCCAAACATAAAGGTATGGACAAGCGTGTAAAAGATGACGCCTACCAGCGGGAAGGTGTTTCCTTAACTCCCTTGGCAATTCCCATGTTAGCAGGGCCAGGCTCTATTTCTATGCTTATTGGAATGTATGAGGAATATCAGGTTTTTTCGGAACGGATAATTACCGTGTTAGCCATACTTGCAGTTTGCCTCGCAACTTTTCTTGTTCTAAAAAGCTCGCATTACATCGTAAAAATGCTTGGTGCCTCCGGAATTAATGCTATCTCCAGGATTATAGGATTTATTGTAATTGCAATTGGGGTGGAATATATTAGTTCTTCTGTGATAACTGTTATCAATAAAGTGTTTTAG
- the argS gene encoding arginine--tRNA ligase — protein sequence MSIQESIEQEVKSALLQKYGVSLENIEFQPTRKDFEGDITIVTFPMLRQIKTNPVQLGQFIGESLVKSVAVISGFNVVKGFLNLVLSDSFYLDFFEKVSSEEDFGKVKITDSSKTIMVEYSSPNTNKPLHLGHVRNNLLGYSVAEILKASGNNVYKTQIINDRGIHICKSMLAWKKFGNEETPESTGLKGDKLVGNYYVKFDQEYKKEISELVAQGKTEEEAKAEAPIFVEAKNMLLKWEDGDTETVALWEKMNTWVYNGFEKTYDAMGVDFDKNYYESETYLLGKDVVAQGLEKGVFYKKEDGSVWIDLTEDGLDEKIVLRSDGTAVYMTQDIGTAIQRVKDFDIDGMVYTVGNEQDYHFKVLFLILKKLGFEWANYLYHLSYGMVDLPSGKMKSREGTVVDADELMEQMTTTAREISEELGKLDDYSPEEKADLYKMIGLGALKYYILKVDPKKRILFNPEESVDFQGNTGPFIQYTYARIQSILRKAEFDLNKKIEIASDYELHDKERALIKQLQSYPETIQLAAENHSPALIANYTYDLVKEFNSFYQNVTILGTEDISEKMFRVQLSKVVGDVIKSAFQLLGIQVPERM from the coding sequence ATGAGTATTCAGGAAAGCATAGAACAAGAGGTAAAAAGTGCATTATTGCAAAAATATGGGGTAAGCCTTGAAAATATTGAGTTTCAGCCTACCCGTAAAGATTTTGAAGGAGATATAACCATTGTAACTTTTCCTATGCTTAGGCAGATTAAAACGAACCCAGTTCAACTAGGGCAGTTTATAGGTGAAAGTTTAGTAAAATCTGTAGCTGTAATTTCAGGTTTTAATGTGGTGAAAGGATTCTTGAATCTTGTTTTAAGTGATTCATTTTATCTAGATTTCTTTGAAAAAGTTTCTTCTGAAGAAGATTTTGGTAAAGTGAAAATAACCGATAGTTCTAAAACCATAATGGTTGAATATTCTTCTCCTAATACAAATAAGCCATTGCACTTAGGCCACGTTAGAAATAATTTGCTAGGATACTCTGTTGCAGAGATCTTAAAGGCTAGCGGTAATAATGTATATAAGACTCAGATCATCAACGATCGTGGTATACATATTTGTAAATCTATGTTGGCTTGGAAAAAATTCGGAAATGAAGAAACTCCGGAGTCTACAGGATTAAAAGGCGATAAATTGGTAGGGAACTACTATGTAAAGTTCGACCAAGAGTATAAAAAGGAAATTTCAGAACTAGTTGCTCAAGGCAAAACGGAGGAGGAAGCAAAAGCTGAAGCACCAATCTTTGTGGAAGCTAAAAATATGTTGCTGAAGTGGGAAGATGGTGATACAGAGACCGTAGCACTATGGGAAAAAATGAATACATGGGTTTATAATGGTTTTGAAAAGACCTATGATGCCATGGGTGTAGATTTTGATAAGAATTACTACGAAAGTGAAACCTATTTATTAGGAAAAGATGTAGTAGCTCAAGGTCTTGAAAAAGGTGTTTTCTATAAGAAAGAAGATGGCAGTGTTTGGATAGATCTTACAGAAGATGGTTTGGATGAAAAAATAGTTCTGAGAAGTGATGGAACTGCGGTGTATATGACCCAAGATATTGGTACCGCTATACAGCGAGTTAAAGATTTTGATATCGATGGAATGGTTTATACCGTGGGTAATGAACAGGATTATCATTTTAAAGTGTTGTTCTTGATCTTGAAAAAACTTGGTTTTGAATGGGCGAACTACTTATACCATTTAAGTTATGGAATGGTAGATCTTCCTTCAGGTAAAATGAAGAGTAGGGAAGGTACTGTGGTAGATGCAGATGAGTTGATGGAACAAATGACTACTACAGCCAGAGAAATTTCAGAAGAATTAGGCAAGCTAGATGATTACTCACCAGAGGAGAAAGCAGATCTATATAAAATGATAGGCCTTGGTGCACTTAAATATTATATTCTGAAAGTAGATCCTAAGAAGCGAATATTATTTAATCCGGAAGAGTCTGTAGATTTTCAAGGAAATACAGGTCCATTTATTCAATATACCTATGCAAGAATACAATCTATCCTTAGAAAGGCAGAATTTGATCTTAACAAGAAGATAGAAATTGCTTCAGATTATGAGTTGCATGATAAAGAGCGTGCTCTAATAAAACAATTGCAATCTTATCCTGAAACAATTCAACTTGCTGCAGAGAATCATAGTCCGGCATTAATTGCAAACTATACGTACGATCTTGTAAAAGAATTCAATTCTTTCTACCAGAATGTAACCATTCTAGGAACAGAAGATATTTCAGAAAAAATGTTTAGAGTACAGCTTTCTAAGGTGGTTGGAGATGTAATAAAATCTGCATTCCAATTATTAGGAATACAGGTTCCAGAGAGAATGTAG